One region of Halomicrobium sp. LC1Hm genomic DNA includes:
- a CDS encoding TrmB family transcriptional regulator → MTANTDDARRRAIDKLERLGLSAYAARTFVALVELESGTAKSISAAVNVPRTRVYDAADELSEWGLVEIESATPRRFHAVSIEHALFVLGTEYTDRIDDVTAALEAVGSTESSLSRDDLWLSSDPAAITERTSAVIADAQESVLLATTDDGRAEPLVDALVTAAKRGVEVRAIGVDDRFDESPVAVVDDDRPWNPAVLPLSTVLLADDEDAVVTFQSEEPLAFWSRGESNNLLVLLRALLGIE, encoded by the coding sequence GCCAGGCGGCGGGCGATCGACAAGCTCGAACGTCTCGGGCTGAGTGCGTACGCCGCACGCACGTTCGTCGCGCTCGTCGAACTCGAGAGCGGCACGGCGAAGTCGATCAGCGCCGCTGTCAATGTCCCGCGCACGCGGGTGTACGACGCTGCCGACGAACTGTCCGAGTGGGGGCTCGTCGAGATCGAGTCGGCGACCCCGCGCCGATTTCACGCGGTCTCGATCGAGCACGCGCTGTTCGTGCTTGGGACCGAGTACACCGATCGGATCGACGACGTGACGGCGGCACTGGAGGCGGTCGGCTCGACGGAGTCGTCGCTGTCGCGGGACGACCTCTGGCTGTCGAGCGATCCGGCGGCGATCACGGAGCGAACGAGTGCAGTGATTGCCGACGCCCAGGAGTCGGTGTTGCTGGCGACGACCGACGACGGGCGGGCCGAGCCACTCGTGGACGCCCTCGTCACAGCCGCAAAGCGCGGCGTCGAGGTCCGTGCGATCGGCGTCGACGACCGGTTCGACGAGAGCCCGGTGGCCGTCGTAGACGACGACCGACCGTGGAACCCGGCGGTGTTGCCCCTCTCGACGGTGCTGCTCGCCGACGACGAGGACGCCGTGGTGACGTTCCAGTCCGAGGAACCGCTGGCGTTCTGGAGCCGCGGCGAGTCGAACAATCTGCTCGTCCTCCTGCGGGCGTTGCTGGGGATCGAGTAG
- a CDS encoding nucleotide sugar dehydrogenase, whose amino-acid sequence MSTTLSRLYGSDRPADEQRRAFRDGGVPVAVYGLGKMGLPLAAVFADRSGNVTGVDIDSAVVNAVNDGRSPVEDEPGLDTAVETAVETESLRATTDGVDAAESAALHVVIVPTLLDDTDSPDLSAVESVVDDVAAGLAPGDAVFLESTLPPRTCVDVVQPRLVEKSGLAPDEFALAFCPERTASGRALEDITGSYPKIVGGVDEESTRVAKLVYGELTSNEVIPVSDPTTAECVKLFEGLYRDVNIALANELGRLADELAIDVREAIEAANTQPYCEIHDPGAGVGGHCIPYYPHFVIDTVETSTPLLETARRVNERMEEFTVHKTVEQLVDAGTEIGDASVAVLGVTYRPGIDETRASPAWTITAALSAAGADVYTVDPVCSDLAAFPGHPATLSDLPAIDPDALVLVTAHDAFDDVPWDRLADPVVVDGRDALTDPATAGEVYTIGSGPATSD is encoded by the coding sequence ATGAGCACGACACTGAGTCGGCTGTACGGCAGTGACCGTCCCGCCGACGAGCAGCGACGCGCCTTCAGAGACGGCGGCGTTCCGGTCGCGGTCTACGGCCTCGGCAAGATGGGGTTGCCCCTCGCGGCGGTGTTCGCCGACCGATCGGGGAACGTGACCGGCGTCGACATCGACAGCGCCGTCGTGAACGCGGTCAACGACGGTCGGTCCCCGGTCGAGGACGAACCGGGACTGGACACCGCCGTCGAGACGGCCGTCGAAACGGAGTCGCTACGTGCCACCACCGACGGGGTCGACGCCGCCGAGTCGGCGGCGCTGCACGTCGTCATCGTCCCGACGCTGCTCGACGACACGGACAGCCCCGATCTGTCCGCGGTCGAGTCGGTCGTCGACGACGTGGCTGCCGGACTGGCACCGGGCGACGCGGTGTTCCTCGAATCGACGCTCCCCCCGCGCACGTGCGTCGACGTGGTACAGCCACGGCTCGTCGAGAAGAGCGGGCTGGCCCCCGACGAGTTCGCGCTCGCGTTCTGTCCGGAGCGGACGGCCAGCGGGCGCGCGCTCGAAGACATCACCGGCAGCTACCCGAAGATCGTCGGTGGCGTCGACGAAGAGAGCACGCGCGTCGCGAAACTGGTGTACGGCGAGCTCACGAGCAACGAGGTCATTCCCGTAAGCGATCCGACGACTGCCGAGTGCGTCAAGCTGTTCGAAGGGCTCTACCGGGACGTCAACATCGCGCTGGCCAACGAGCTGGGACGGCTGGCCGACGAGCTCGCGATCGACGTGCGCGAAGCGATCGAGGCGGCCAACACCCAGCCGTACTGTGAGATCCACGATCCCGGTGCCGGCGTCGGCGGGCACTGTATCCCCTACTACCCCCACTTCGTCATCGACACCGTCGAGACGTCGACACCGCTGCTGGAGACGGCCCGCCGGGTCAACGAGCGGATGGAGGAGTTCACCGTCCACAAGACCGTCGAGCAGCTCGTCGACGCCGGCACGGAGATCGGAGACGCGAGCGTCGCCGTCCTCGGTGTCACCTACCGGCCGGGGATCGACGAGACGCGGGCGTCGCCGGCCTGGACGATCACCGCCGCGCTGTCGGCGGCCGGTGCCGACGTGTACACCGTCGATCCCGTGTGCAGCGACCTCGCGGCCTTCCCGGGACACCCGGCGACGCTGTCGGACCTCCCGGCGATCGACCCGGACGCGCTCGTGCTGGTGACGGCCCACGACGCGTTCGACGACGTGCCCTGGGACCGACTCGCCGATCCGGTCGTGGTCGACGGTCGAGACGCACTGACGGACCCGGCGACGGCCGGCGAGGTGTACACGATCGGGAGCGGGCCCGCGACCTCCGACTGA
- a CDS encoding winged helix-turn-helix domain-containing protein: MTDPDWDDVSFVISSRYRVAAMRRLDEGPSTPSNIADDASVGLAHVSRALQELRENELVDLLVSDERKKGRVYGLTEEGDRVWQTIEAENMV, encoded by the coding sequence ATGACCGACCCCGACTGGGACGACGTGAGTTTCGTCATCAGCTCGCGCTACAGGGTCGCCGCGATGCGTCGCCTCGACGAGGGACCGTCGACACCGTCGAACATCGCCGACGACGCCAGCGTGGGCCTGGCCCACGTCTCGCGGGCGCTCCAGGAACTTCGAGAGAACGAGCTGGTCGATCTACTCGTCTCCGACGAGCGCAAGAAGGGGCGCGTCTACGGCCTCACAGAGGAAGGCGACCGGGTCTGGCAGACGATCGAAGCCGAGAACATGGTGTAG
- a CDS encoding metal-dependent hydrolase: protein MWPWEHLACGYVALSVLSRLLDGDRPTGPQTVAVAVGTQFPDLVDKPLGWGTTLLPSGISLAHSLLVAVPMSAAVVAVARQAGHGRVGWAFAIGYLAHLPGDVVYPMALGGPPRLAFLLWPLTETAASAPVSITGHVWDLLAQFVALLATPAGRVYAVLELLLVGGAILAWVLDGTPLVPDAR, encoded by the coding sequence ATGTGGCCCTGGGAACACCTCGCCTGTGGCTACGTCGCCCTCTCGGTGCTGTCTCGTCTCCTCGACGGCGATCGGCCCACGGGCCCACAGACCGTCGCCGTCGCGGTCGGGACGCAGTTCCCGGACCTGGTCGACAAACCGCTGGGCTGGGGGACGACGCTGCTGCCCTCCGGCATCTCGCTGGCCCACTCGCTGCTGGTCGCCGTCCCGATGTCGGCCGCCGTCGTCGCCGTCGCGCGCCAGGCCGGCCACGGACGGGTCGGCTGGGCGTTCGCGATCGGCTACCTCGCTCACCTGCCCGGCGACGTCGTCTATCCGATGGCACTGGGCGGGCCGCCCCGACTGGCCTTCCTGCTGTGGCCGCTCACGGAGACCGCCGCGTCCGCGCCGGTCTCGATCACCGGCCACGTCTGGGACCTCCTCGCCCAGTTCGTCGCCCTGCTGGCCACGCCCGCGGGACGAGTGTACGCCGTCCTCGAACTCCTCCTGGTGGGCGGGGCGATCCTCGCATGGGTGCTGGACGGGACGCCCCTCGTACCCGACGCCCGGTAG
- a CDS encoding acyltransferase has translation MTNARIGDGSYVAPEAVVGRDEDAETTPRLGENATIRSGTVIYGDVTIGDDFSTGHNALVRDGTVAGDDVLVGTNTVVDGDVTIGSHVSLQTGVYVPPETTIGDEVFLGPHATVTNDNYPIRSASELDGVTIEEHVSIGANATLLPGVTIGAGSFVAAGAVVTADVPPETLVVGAPGRHEELPDSVQGGNRIE, from the coding sequence ATGACAAATGCGAGAATCGGTGACGGGAGTTACGTAGCACCGGAGGCCGTCGTGGGTCGCGACGAGGACGCGGAGACGACCCCACGACTCGGCGAGAACGCAACGATTCGGTCGGGGACCGTGATATACGGCGACGTGACGATCGGCGACGACTTCTCGACCGGGCACAACGCCCTCGTTCGGGACGGCACGGTCGCGGGCGACGACGTGCTCGTCGGGACCAACACGGTCGTCGACGGCGACGTGACGATCGGCTCGCACGTCAGCCTCCAGACCGGCGTGTACGTCCCACCGGAGACGACGATCGGCGACGAGGTCTTCCTGGGCCCGCACGCGACGGTCACGAACGACAACTACCCGATCCGCTCGGCGAGCGAACTCGACGGCGTCACGATCGAGGAGCACGTCTCGATCGGGGCCAACGCGACCCTCCTGCCCGGCGTGACGATCGGTGCGGGATCGTTCGTCGCCGCCGGGGCCGTCGTCACGGCCGACGTTCCGCCCGAGACGCTCGTCGTCGGTGCGCCCGGCCGACACGAGGAACTGCCCGACTCAGTTCAGGGAGGGAACCGGATCGAATGA
- a CDS encoding DegT/DnrJ/EryC1/StrS aminotransferase family protein produces MSSQINLDGVSLADPVVEDREQRRVRSVLESGHLAAGSEVAAFESAFADYCGTDHAVATSNGTTALHAALAALDIGEGDRVLTTPLSFVATANAIRMVGAEPVFADVDPDSYNLDPEAASERVDALDGDVDAIMPVHLYGLPAEMDRFRALADACDATLVEDAAQAHGATYRGEPVGSLGDAGCFSFYPTKNMTTGEGGMVVTDDDAVARRLRSFINHGRDPEDGSVHRSVGHNFRMTDIAAAIGRAQLERLPDFVESRRANARRLSAGIDAASITTPTEAAYKRHSYHQYTVRSSDRDALASDLERVGIDTGVYYPTPIHEQPAYDDVESSLPVAERLTREVLSVPVHPSLATETVETIATAINTVVDDE; encoded by the coding sequence ATGAGCTCTCAGATCAACCTCGACGGGGTCTCGCTGGCCGACCCGGTCGTCGAGGACCGCGAACAGCGCCGCGTCCGGTCGGTCCTCGAAAGCGGGCACCTCGCGGCCGGCAGCGAGGTCGCGGCCTTCGAATCGGCCTTCGCGGACTACTGTGGGACCGACCACGCCGTCGCCACCAGCAACGGGACGACCGCGCTCCACGCGGCGCTCGCGGCGCTCGACATCGGTGAGGGCGACCGCGTGCTCACCACGCCCCTCTCCTTCGTCGCGACGGCCAACGCGATCCGGATGGTCGGCGCAGAGCCGGTCTTCGCCGACGTGGACCCCGACTCGTACAACCTCGATCCCGAGGCCGCCAGCGAGCGCGTCGACGCCCTCGACGGCGACGTCGACGCCATCATGCCGGTCCACCTCTACGGGCTCCCCGCCGAGATGGACCGGTTCAGAGCGCTGGCCGACGCCTGCGACGCGACGCTCGTCGAGGACGCCGCCCAGGCCCACGGGGCCACCTACCGCGGCGAGCCGGTCGGATCGCTGGGTGACGCGGGCTGTTTCTCCTTCTATCCGACCAAGAACATGACGACCGGCGAGGGCGGGATGGTCGTCACCGACGACGACGCGGTCGCTCGTCGGCTCCGCTCGTTCATCAACCACGGGCGCGACCCCGAGGACGGCTCCGTCCACCGCTCGGTCGGCCACAACTTCCGAATGACTGACATCGCGGCAGCCATCGGACGGGCACAGCTGGAGCGGCTACCCGACTTCGTCGAGTCCCGGCGTGCGAACGCTCGGCGACTCTCCGCGGGGATCGACGCGGCCTCGATCACGACGCCGACGGAGGCGGCGTACAAGCGCCACTCGTATCACCAGTACACCGTCCGCTCGTCCGATCGGGACGCGCTGGCGTCCGATCTCGAACGAGTCGGGATCGACACCGGCGTCTACTACCCGACGCCGATCCACGAACAGCCAGCCTACGACGACGTGGAGTCGTCACTTCCCGTCGCAGAGCGACTGACACGGGAGGTCCTCTCCGTGCCCGTCCACCCCTCGCTGGCGACCGAGACGGTCGAAACGATCGCGACTGCGATCAACACGGTGGTCGACGATGAGTGA
- a CDS encoding Gfo/Idh/MocA family protein, whose protein sequence is MSENGSLRTGVVGVGNMGRHHARVYAQNRAVSLVGIADADEATAREVADDYDTTAMSTDELLDVVDAVTIAVPTRYHDDLVGRALDAGVHVLVEKPFVKDLADGEALVERAAAENLVLQVGHIERFNPAIRTLTEVLADHEVLAVEARRLGPPVDRDTTDTVTMDLMVHDLDVTLSLLDSGVRSVDAAGTCNGQHVTAQLSFEDDTVAQFSASRVTQQKVRQLAVTTRDARITVDYADQDVRIHRHSVPAYVENDGDVRYRHESVIEQPTVANGEPLVTELDAFVEAVVTDSEPVVSGTDGLRALELIDEIDAQVSTELDATAQQSR, encoded by the coding sequence ATGAGTGAGAACGGCAGCCTCAGGACCGGCGTCGTCGGCGTGGGTAACATGGGTCGCCACCACGCCCGCGTCTACGCACAGAACCGCGCCGTCTCGCTGGTCGGCATCGCCGACGCCGACGAGGCAACGGCCCGCGAGGTGGCCGACGACTACGACACGACCGCCATGTCGACCGACGAGCTGCTCGACGTCGTCGACGCCGTCACGATCGCCGTCCCGACCCGGTACCACGACGACCTCGTCGGGCGGGCGCTTGACGCCGGTGTCCACGTCCTCGTCGAGAAGCCGTTCGTGAAGGACCTCGCCGACGGCGAGGCGCTGGTCGAACGCGCCGCCGCCGAGAACCTCGTCCTCCAGGTCGGCCACATCGAGCGATTCAATCCCGCCATCCGAACCCTGACGGAGGTCCTGGCCGACCACGAGGTGCTCGCGGTCGAGGCCCGGCGGCTCGGTCCGCCGGTCGATCGGGACACGACCGACACGGTCACGATGGACCTGATGGTCCACGACCTCGACGTGACCCTCTCACTGCTCGACAGCGGCGTCAGGAGCGTCGACGCGGCCGGCACCTGCAACGGCCAGCACGTCACCGCACAGCTCTCTTTCGAGGACGACACGGTCGCCCAGTTCAGCGCCAGCAGAGTGACCCAGCAGAAGGTCCGGCAGCTGGCGGTGACGACCCGCGACGCGCGGATCACCGTCGACTACGCCGACCAGGACGTGCGAATCCACCGCCACTCCGTGCCGGCCTACGTCGAGAACGACGGCGACGTTCGGTACCGCCACGAGAGCGTCATCGAACAGCCGACCGTCGCCAACGGCGAGCCGCTGGTGACGGAACTGGACGCGTTCGTCGAGGCGGTGGTGACCGACAGCGAGCCGGTCGTCTCCGGCACGGACGGTCTGCGCGCCCTCGAACTCATCGACGAGATCGACGCACAGGTGTCGACCGAACTGGACGCCACTGCCCAGCAGTCCCGCTAA
- a CDS encoding polysaccharide deacetylase family protein, with protein MGSVVISVDAELGWGFHDVSGHSERLAAARVGWKRLAGLCSEYEIPATWAVVGHLLLTDCDGRHENHPRGPEWFRCERDRWADRPSMRYGPHLVADVAADPVGHEIGCHTFSHVLFGADDTTAATARAEIEACLDATSATDYSLRSFVFPRNSVGHRDLLAEYDFDCYRGVAPEERTPLNKLREATVGEPEPRLVTPTVDEHGLVDIPASLYLFSFEGRPRRLLTTVFEDPIVQYARRGIDAAARRDGVFHMWLHPNNLVGRPEIERMRAIFDYLDERRADLAIETMGEVAARVDRADPPTPGHSPDGV; from the coding sequence ATGGGCTCGGTCGTGATCTCCGTCGACGCAGAACTCGGCTGGGGCTTTCACGACGTGTCGGGCCACTCGGAGCGACTGGCGGCCGCCCGCGTCGGCTGGAAGCGACTCGCCGGGCTCTGCTCGGAGTACGAGATCCCCGCGACGTGGGCGGTCGTCGGCCACCTGTTGCTCACCGACTGCGACGGCCGCCACGAGAACCACCCTCGCGGCCCGGAGTGGTTCCGGTGTGAACGCGACCGCTGGGCTGACCGTCCGAGCATGCGGTACGGTCCCCACCTCGTCGCCGACGTGGCGGCGGACCCGGTCGGCCACGAGATCGGCTGTCACACGTTCTCGCACGTCCTCTTCGGAGCGGACGACACGACGGCCGCGACCGCTCGGGCCGAGATCGAGGCGTGTCTCGACGCGACCAGCGCGACCGACTACTCGCTTCGCTCGTTCGTCTTTCCGCGCAACAGCGTGGGCCACCGCGACCTGCTCGCCGAGTACGACTTCGACTGCTATCGCGGTGTCGCCCCGGAGGAACGGACGCCGCTGAACAAACTCCGCGAAGCGACCGTCGGCGAACCCGAGCCACGGCTCGTCACACCCACCGTCGACGAGCACGGGCTGGTCGACATCCCGGCGTCGCTGTACCTCTTTTCGTTCGAGGGCCGACCCCGGCGACTCCTGACGACGGTCTTCGAGGACCCGATCGTCCAGTACGCCCGTCGCGGGATCGACGCCGCGGCCCGCCGAGACGGCGTCTTCCACATGTGGCTCCACCCCAACAACCTCGTCGGTCGCCCGGAGATCGAACGCATGCGAGCGATCTTCGACTACCTCGACGAGCGTCGCGCCGACCTCGCGATCGAGACGATGGGCGAGGTCGCCGCCCGAGTCGACCGCGCGGATCCGCCGACGCCGGGCCACTCTCCCGATGGCGTTTAG
- a CDS encoding NAD-dependent epimerase/dehydratase family protein gives MSEPNLSDRSVLVTGGAGFVGGQLVQTLAPDNDVTVLDDLSTGERDRVPDDVTFVHGDVRDQRKLKQEIEAADVVFHEAAVVGVPASLRDPPRSNHVNTGATVQLLDYARQYDTRVVLASSAAIYGEPESVPIGEDHPLEPTSPYGVDKLAVDHYARVFAQQYDLPVVPLRYFNIYGPRTGPNPYSAVVDVFLEQARNGEPITVHGTGEQTRDFVHVDDVVQANLRAATTDEVGVAYNVGTGSSVSIAELAELIRAATDSDSPITHTDERPGDISDSEADISRARERLGYEPTVDLRSGIDRLVDAAAPADPPSSS, from the coding sequence ATGTCTGAACCCAACCTCAGCGACAGATCGGTGCTGGTCACGGGCGGTGCCGGCTTCGTCGGCGGCCAGCTCGTCCAGACGCTCGCCCCGGACAACGACGTGACCGTTCTCGACGACCTCTCGACGGGCGAACGCGACCGCGTTCCCGACGACGTGACCTTCGTCCACGGCGACGTACGCGACCAGCGCAAGCTCAAACAGGAGATCGAGGCGGCAGACGTCGTCTTCCACGAGGCGGCCGTCGTCGGCGTCCCGGCCTCGCTGCGGGATCCGCCTCGGAGCAACCACGTCAACACCGGCGCGACCGTCCAGTTGCTCGACTACGCTCGCCAGTACGACACGCGGGTCGTTCTCGCCTCCAGCGCCGCGATCTACGGTGAGCCCGAGTCGGTCCCGATCGGAGAGGATCACCCCCTCGAACCGACCTCGCCGTACGGCGTCGACAAGCTCGCGGTCGATCACTACGCCCGCGTGTTCGCCCAGCAGTACGATCTCCCGGTCGTCCCGCTGCGCTACTTCAACATCTACGGGCCGCGGACTGGCCCCAACCCCTACAGTGCCGTCGTCGACGTCTTCCTCGAACAGGCTCGAAACGGCGAGCCGATCACGGTCCACGGCACCGGCGAGCAGACCCGCGACTTCGTCCACGTCGACGACGTGGTCCAGGCGAACCTCCGGGCCGCGACCACCGACGAGGTCGGCGTGGCCTACAACGTCGGCACCGGCTCGTCGGTCTCGATCGCGGAGCTCGCCGAGCTGATCCGGGCGGCGACGGACAGCGACTCCCCGATCACACACACCGACGAGCGGCCGGGCGACATCAGCGACAGCGAGGCGGACATCTCCCGCGCACGCGAGCGACTCGGCTACGAGCCGACGGTCGATCTCCGCTCGGGTATCGACCGGCTCGTCGACGCGGCCGCCCCGGCGGATCCTCCTTCCTCGTCGTAG
- a CDS encoding glycosyltransferase family 2 protein translates to MFNGHSLSVVVPAYNEEAHVGEVIDTLPDCVDRAYVVDDCSTDDTWSVIQSHVPARERSRSRARADGGEAAQTVVPIRHERNRGVGGAIKTGYLAAIRDGTDIVAVMGGDGQMDPDLLPDIVAPVADGRAAYAKGNRLCSSSDRSSMPTFRQAGNRMLSALTRLASGYWGIGDPQNGYTAASTAALERSGVDEMYEFYGYCNDLLVKLNVADCRVADVPMPAEYGDETSHIDLRTYVPRVSGMLARNFFWRLRRYASDVSPAIPAGYLGGIALSVPSLAGVLFALLAGNSGLLALSSVVLLVATVALVAGVALDRRHNDELAIVADN, encoded by the coding sequence ATGTTCAACGGACACTCTCTCAGCGTCGTCGTACCGGCATACAACGAGGAAGCACACGTCGGCGAAGTCATCGACACCCTCCCGGACTGTGTCGACCGGGCGTACGTCGTCGACGACTGCTCGACGGACGACACCTGGTCGGTTATCCAGTCACACGTTCCCGCCCGCGAACGCTCTCGGTCGCGAGCACGCGCGGACGGCGGCGAGGCGGCACAGACGGTCGTCCCGATCCGCCACGAGCGAAATCGCGGCGTCGGTGGCGCGATCAAGACCGGCTACCTCGCGGCGATCCGGGACGGCACGGACATCGTCGCCGTGATGGGCGGCGACGGGCAGATGGACCCGGACCTGCTGCCCGACATCGTCGCGCCGGTGGCCGACGGCCGAGCCGCCTACGCGAAGGGGAATCGGCTGTGTTCGTCGTCGGACCGTTCGTCGATGCCGACCTTCCGGCAGGCGGGCAACCGCATGCTCTCGGCGCTGACGCGACTCGCGTCGGGGTACTGGGGGATCGGCGACCCGCAGAACGGGTACACCGCCGCCTCCACGGCGGCGCTCGAACGCAGCGGCGTCGACGAGATGTACGAGTTCTACGGCTACTGCAACGACCTGCTGGTCAAGCTCAACGTCGCGGACTGTCGGGTCGCCGACGTGCCGATGCCCGCCGAGTACGGCGACGAGACCAGCCACATCGACCTCCGGACGTACGTGCCTCGCGTCTCCGGTATGCTGGCTCGGAACTTCTTCTGGCGGCTCCGCCGATACGCCAGCGACGTCAGTCCGGCGATCCCGGCGGGCTATCTGGGCGGGATCGCGCTTTCCGTCCCCAGCCTGGCGGGCGTCCTGTTCGCGCTGCTGGCGGGTAACAGCGGCTTACTCGCTCTCTCGTCGGTGGTCCTCCTCGTCGCGACCGTGGCTCTGGTGGCCGGCGTCGCGCTCGACCGCAGGCACAACGACGAGCTGGCTATCGTCGCCGATAACTGA
- the glmS gene encoding glutamine--fructose-6-phosphate transaminase (isomerizing), translating into MCGITACVGCDEAVSTLLSGLDNLEYRGYDSAGIAVPDGASLEVVKRSGEVAELARRVRRDRPGGTVGIGHTRWSTHGEPSDENAHPHTDCTDSVAVVHNGIVENYASLRDQLRASGHVLESETDTEVVPHLVEEYLAAGAAPVDALRATLGDIDGSYAIAMVVADSDQVYAARNGSPLVLGLGEDANYLASDVPAFIERTDSVVYLDDGDIVAVGPNHYEVTGADGRVRDRPVRTVEWTAEDAEKGRYDHYMHKEIHEQPRALEQTLQGRLGDGVALDDLADDTLDGVERVAFVACGTSYHASLYGAQLLTERGVPASAHLASEYVTAPPPARPGTIVVGVTQSGETADTLAALREAHSQDQPTLAVTNTVGSTAARECDDALFIRAGPEIGVAATKTFSSQVATLALLAERLAAREGAERGRPFRRALAALPDAVRTVVESDDVRSVARQFRDSDAYFFVGRGTGHPVALEGALKLKEITYEHAEGFAAGELKHGPLALVTDQTPVFAIDTGRNTEKVASNAEEIRSRGGPIVAVGPADSPLADRADAHLPVPDTDPALTGVLANVQLQLLAYHVAAGLDRPIDKPRNLAKSVTVE; encoded by the coding sequence ATGTGTGGGATCACCGCCTGCGTGGGGTGTGACGAGGCAGTCTCGACGCTGCTCTCGGGACTGGACAACCTCGAATACCGGGGGTACGACTCCGCCGGGATCGCCGTGCCGGACGGTGCGTCCCTCGAAGTCGTCAAGCGCTCCGGCGAGGTCGCCGAGCTGGCCCGGCGTGTCCGTCGTGACCGCCCCGGCGGGACGGTCGGGATCGGCCACACCCGCTGGAGCACCCACGGCGAACCGAGCGACGAGAACGCCCACCCACACACCGACTGCACGGACAGCGTCGCCGTCGTCCACAACGGGATCGTCGAGAACTACGCGTCGTTGCGCGATCAGCTCCGGGCGAGTGGCCACGTCCTCGAAAGCGAGACAGACACCGAAGTGGTGCCACACCTCGTCGAGGAGTACCTGGCCGCGGGCGCAGCGCCGGTCGACGCGCTCCGGGCGACGCTGGGCGACATCGACGGGAGCTACGCGATCGCGATGGTCGTCGCCGACAGCGATCAGGTCTACGCCGCCCGGAACGGCTCGCCGCTGGTCCTGGGTCTGGGCGAGGACGCGAACTACCTCGCGAGCGACGTGCCCGCGTTCATCGAACGCACCGACAGCGTGGTCTACCTCGACGACGGCGACATCGTCGCGGTCGGACCGAACCACTACGAGGTGACCGGCGCGGACGGTCGCGTCCGCGATCGACCCGTCCGTACCGTCGAGTGGACCGCCGAGGACGCCGAGAAGGGGCGCTACGACCACTACATGCACAAGGAGATCCACGAGCAGCCACGAGCCCTAGAGCAGACCCTCCAGGGGCGACTCGGCGACGGCGTCGCGCTCGACGACCTCGCGGACGACACTCTCGACGGCGTCGAACGCGTGGCCTTCGTCGCCTGTGGAACCTCCTACCACGCGTCGCTGTACGGGGCGCAGCTGCTGACCGAGCGTGGCGTCCCCGCGAGCGCACACCTGGCCAGCGAGTACGTCACGGCACCGCCACCGGCGCGGCCGGGGACAATCGTCGTCGGCGTGACCCAGAGCGGGGAGACGGCCGACACCCTGGCGGCGCTCCGGGAAGCGCACTCACAGGATCAGCCCACGCTTGCGGTCACGAACACGGTCGGTTCCACGGCCGCCAGAGAGTGCGACGACGCGCTGTTCATCCGGGCCGGTCCCGAGATCGGCGTCGCGGCCACCAAGACCTTCTCCTCGCAGGTCGCGACGCTGGCGTTGCTGGCCGAGCGACTGGCCGCTCGCGAGGGGGCCGAGCGGGGCCGCCCCTTCCGACGCGCGCTCGCGGCCCTGCCCGATGCCGTCCGCACGGTCGTCGAGTCGGACGACGTTCGGTCCGTGGCTCGGCAGTTTCGAGACAGCGACGCGTACTTCTTCGTCGGTCGCGGGACCGGCCACCCGGTCGCACTGGAGGGGGCGCTCAAGCTCAAAGAGATCACCTACGAACACGCCGAGGGCTTCGCCGCCGGCGAACTCAAACACGGTCCGCTCGCACTCGTGACCGATCAGACGCCCGTGTTCGCGATCGACACGGGGCGCAACACCGAGAAGGTCGCCAGCAACGCCGAGGAAATTCGATCACGCGGCGGGCCGATCGTCGCGGTGGGCCCGGCCGACAGCCCGCTGGCCGACCGAGCGGACGCCCACTTGCCGGTGCCCGACACCGATCCGGCACTGACGGGCGTGCTCGCGAACGTGCAGCTCCAGTTGCTTGCCTACCACGTCGCCGCGGGCCTCGACCGCCCGATCGACAAGCCCCGGAACCTCGCCAAGAGCGTGACCGTCGAGTGA